ctgttatagcagcactagataactaagacaatcatggAGAATCCTGGCAAATAATTTAATCAGGCGATCAAAATTAACATCACCACTAATGGAATAAGCCGGAACTGTGTCCACCTGAAAGGATGTAATGAAGACAGCAACATGTCTGTAATATTTTTGTCCAAACTGCATAATCCGAATCCAGTCATGAGGAAACATCAAAATAAGGGATATTCTGCAAAATAAACGAACTGTGATCTTCAAAAGTATCAAGTTCCTGAAAACCAAGGGAAGCCTGAGGAAGtgtttcagactgaagaaggatagagacaggaaaactagatgcaCTGTGTGAATCTGGAATGAATCCTCTTGGCATAGAGGGCATCATTGGAACAACTGACAAATCTTGAATGGGGCTATGGATTGATGGTAGTAACGTAACACTATTCATTTCCTAATTTTGATGTCTGTATTGTTACACAGAATGTCCTTATTTGTGGGATATACTCTAAAAGCTGCGCTATTCAGTATGGTAACGACGACTAAACCATGTGCACCTATTCagcacttgaaatgtagctagtgtGACACATTGAAATAGTATTTTGgattaatgaaataaaacattaaaattaatttcacctgtttttagaAACTGTAAGATTATGCatgtggcttgcattatatttctattggacagtgttGCAAAGTATTCAGGGTGACAGACATCATCTTGGCAGCTGATTGCCAATTTGTTCAGAAAAAAGTGTTATTAGTACTAGTGTTGCAACTTTTCTGCaaaattgaaattatttcaaaagaaagCTTGTTATTGAAGGCATAAAAATGTATTACATGGTTTTAAGCCAGGTCATAGGAAAAATGGGAATTAAAGGTTTAAGGGGGGAGGTTATGACATAAACATTTACTTGGGGCCAAGCATGAACTAGTTACTGCTTATGGTATCAGGAATTTTATGATTTAATCCCCACAACCATAGTAAGTAGTGAGCATTATTTTGTTTAGGCTGTCATGGTGCCTTTAAGGAGTCTCCTCCCTAGTAGCATGTAACAATTACACATAAAGAAGCGTGGACTGTATGCCACTGGGCGTTGCCTGCTCCACATGTACCCCCTCATGGGTTGTTCACTTGGCCTGATCAGCACCAATCTTACTGTCCATCTCCTATTACTGCCAACCTACTTTGTTTCTCTTATCTTCAGCCTCTCTTAAGATAGCCCCCTTCCAAATGTAATCAGGCCTCTTCTCACACAATGTCCTTCAAAAAGATCTGACTTTGCCTTGAGGGGCAGGGTAAGATACTCTTACttttgatgaggaaactgagactcagcatAGTTAAGTCACCTGTGTATTATGCAGCTGGGATTCAAATCTAGTTCTCACTCCTTTGTGGCATAAAATGAAGTACACCTATATACCTACCTGTCTCTGACAATCCATTTTCTCTCACTACCTCATTCAAAGAACTGGTCACAGTAATTATAATTGTTTGCTTATATGACTCTGCAGATGTTCTGTGAGAGCAAGTCATCTTATCTGGCATGTTCATAGCTATATCGCAGCGCCTGGAACATAAAAGTGCTCAATAATTATTgaatgtaaaaaaatttttaaaaagttatcatTTCCCCAATGTATAAAATCGTTAATCCTTTTTTAAGACTACAATGCagttatttgcaaatattttttccttcaggTACGTTATGTGCAAACGTGGGTACTTTCCGTGACAAATGAAAATGGCCAATTCTTTAAGAGGAGAAGTAATGAATCTTTATAAAAATGTAAGTAATTCTGTTACCAGTTTTACAAATGTTACTATATGACATGGATTGTTTAGAATATATAATCTTTCTTTTTAAGCTGCTGTATCTTGGGAAAGACTATCCAAAAGGAGAAGACTATTTTAAAAGGCGTCTGAAGAGTGttttccttaaaaacaaagatgtgaagGACCCAGAGAAGATCAAAGAACTTATTGGACGGGGCGAATTTGTCATGAAAGAGCTAGAAGCCTTATACTTTCTTAGGAAATACAGAGCTATGAAACAACGCTATTATTCAGATGTCAACAAAACTAACTAATCGTTATTACTATAATTGTGGCTGAAAATCAGTGTCAGCTATTTATGCACACCAAATATTGTAAAATAATTCTAACTGAAAATGATCAAGTTAAACACATCATGTGAAAAATACCTGAGCTGCCTTACTTAACTAAAATTAATAGATTTCAACTTCTATTGATAGCGACAGCTTCATCAGTCATCCTTTATCCACAATTTTATACTAAAGTGGTAATTTAGCTATCTAATGTTGTCAGCTACCAATTATAAAATCATTAATGGACACTCAGTTTTGGAAttaaaatacttaattttttttcacacCTATAAAGTTCTAGCCAATTTATCTTAGCCCATTTCTCCAATTTATTGATGGACAATGCCATTCAATATACACTTAACTACGCAAAATCATTTCTTGCACATTTACTCCCTTTAACTTTTGAAGGAGTAACTTATTTTTGACCCAATTTGATATAATAATAGTACACATTTAAGTTTATTTAGTAAATACCACCTGTTAATGATTTAAATATAGTTACAGAAGTAACTATATGCACAGAGTAAGTAAGTAATATGTATGCTATCTGCAGTAAGATTGACTTCCGACCTAGAAATAATAGCCTGCCATTGATTGGCATTAGGTACAAAATTCAGTTATTTCTATTATTAATTTTGCTGCTGGCTCCCTTGGGGCCTTAAAACAAATCACCTGTTGTGCATTAATTTCTTtgataaaacaataaataattttgtTCCTTTGTCATAAAGAGAGATTTGTTTTCCATCTACTTCTAAATTAGTTAATATGACAGTGGACCTAAAAACACAGCATGGTTTTAAGTTTAAGCAAACAAAACCTCTACGTAATGTTCACAGCACCTTTcataaatacataatttttctAACTTAACAATCTGCAACAAAAACAATTCACTAATATGCTATAGTATCTGTGGCTTATGAAGTAATTTGTGTCAATTGCAAGGCAAATGTTTCAAATTTCCATCAAGAAATACACACTCTCAGAGTCACCATAACTAGTTTTATTACATTACAATAATTAGGAGCAGTACAGTTCATGACAAAAATATTACAAATTTCAGATCACTCCACAGCACATACTCCTATAAACATTTCAAAGTTAATTAAAAGAGTggtcatttttaaatttaatgtttGATATGACCAACATTCCTAGGTCAGCGCAACCAAATGATGGAGAACAACTGGATCACACTGCATatgtcccacaaaaaaaaaaaaaaaaaagcacaatgtaCAAAATGTGCATGTTTCAGTTTACACTAtacaaaaatagttaaaatacaTTCCAGGTAAACATGTTACATTAAGAAATAGTACTAGTAAGAAATTGGCActcaaaggaaaaaagcaaaagtatTTTCAACATGAAAACACCAAGACAGTGGATCTGGAAACTTCTAGGTAAAACATGTCTCCCACTTAGCTCAATGGGAGGAAACCCTCTGTAATGGACATTTCTGCAGGTAAtaactttctttttattaaactCATCTAAGCTGCCTATTATCCCAAACAGGCACTTAAAACTATTAGGCTAAAACACAAATCTTAAACTAGTTATGACTATTCTGTAAGAACTGATGTGAACTTATCTTTAGAAAGAAGCAATTTTCATATTCTGACTAAATTTACAGCTACCAGTTGTATGCTACTCAGTTTCTCAAGGCAGAATTCATGCTACCCAATATTAACacagaaattattaaatataaattCGGCTTTAAAGTAACTGCTgggttttttaaatcattaatacATAATTATCAATATTATTACTTTTTGACAAATGGAAATGACTCcagataatttttattgtcccCCCATAATTAAACGTGTGTATGTTGAGAAAAAAcggttagaagaaaaaaaaaatcactggtacACAAATGAGATGAACTTGTGCAAACTGCAACTTAACATGCCTCACAAAGTTTCTCTGTATATTAGGACAAAATTGTGCAATGGTGGCAAAGGTTTCTGATAACTTATAAAAGTTAGGTCCTAAATTCCTATGCAGTGTGACTCAGTTAAATAGAACCTAGCATTCCTAATTGGGAATATTCACTCAAATTATACTACATACTTCTGCTACATTCTTCCACAAACATGTTAATGTCTAAGACTATGTATTTGAGcaatttttttaacttcaaaaagGATTTTTATCTTTAAGGCTGTAACAATTAGATAACATCTTATTTCTAGGATCGTCTCCCCTTTTAAAATCTCTACAAAAACAATTTATTGTCAAACTATTCAAAATCCACATAATAATGGATAATTAccactgccttaaaaaaaaaaaaaattgcccagctacaaaaaaaattcaagagtCCTAGAAATCCCCAGTTATGCACTGCAACTCTTGAAGTATGGCCATTTTTCTCTTGTCTAGAACAAGAGGAGGTACTGCATAAGTCTTAACACCCTACCTAAACAATGCTCCATAAATCTGTACTTTAGCATAGCATTTCAGAAATCATATTGATTTTTACACGCAGAATATAAGTTTCCTTTTCTATGAATTAGTTCAGGCACCTGTTTATTtccagataaaaaaaattattttagaactcaatatttaattttttttaagtctattttaattatttatacaAAGAGACCAACTGGAATATTACACACTTGGGAATTTTAATATCTGATGTACAACTTAAAATGTACTATAATTGTCATAATACTCACAGCTATGTCAAATAAAAAAAGTCAAATTTACTCCTTTAAAACAGTGATTTAAAGTGATTTGTATAAAGTGGCCTGATTAAACAGCTGCACCTGAATCATAGCAAAACAATTATTGTCGAACTAGCAGAAACCTTAGAGACCAAACATCTTCTTTGCAAAACTTAAAGTATGCATTGTGTTTTCTCTGGGCCATGTGCCAAATGCCTCACTAAGATATCAAAGACCACTCTAGAATATAAACACTACTTACGGACAAGGATTATTGTCTGAGGATACCATAATATCCCCAGTGCTCGGCATAGTGCCTATCATCTAGCAGGCATTTGATGAGTGTGTAAACGAACTCTGCTAAAAAATAAGTTTTACAAATTAAATTTCAAAGTATTTTTCCTTGTAACATTTTAATTACTAAAACAATGGAATATATCTCTGTTATCAGGGCTAGTCTTATTTAACAAATTCTTTCAGCACTTCCTTTATAAAATCCTCCTCCCACTGTATAGGGTTCTGTCTACTTATAACAAGTTTGAAAATTCCTACTTTGCCACTAATGGACCAGGCAGCAAAGAGACAATGTTCAAAGGATCAAGATTAAACTGCTGCAGCCACCACCTGAAAATTAGCTATCAGGTCAAGTCCCATTATGTTATCTGTCAGATTATCTTGAGCACCAAGGAAATAAGATGGAGGACAACTTGATGTGATTTCATGGGAATTTCCATAGCAGCAATACATTTTGAAGTCAGGGGAAGTTAGGGAAGGTTAGGCtaattagatttaaaaaacaaaaaaacagcattAACTCATTGGGGCATCTGGAGGGGTGGGCAGGTAAGATGACACTAATATGACTCCTGAAAATGGAGAATGGATATTCAAAAATAAACTTCACCTCTTGCACAATTTTGCCTAAAGGATAGCACTGAAGATAATACAGATAAAAAGTTACAAGTTGTGCCGAGCATGACATGTAAGGAGTGCCTTAAGTTAAGTGAATGTAAATCACAAAACTGTAAAGCTGGATAGAGCCTTTGAGATGACTTCtttgaagaagaaatggaaagtgATTTACCAAAGGCAGAGTTCTAAAAGACACATAACTACAATCTTAGTCTCTTTTCTCCTAGTTCAGTGATATTTTCACCTTACCACACCATCTCACTTCCAATAATTTAAATTAACACTTTAAATGTACTGAAAGAATCATTTGTtaatatttatccattttttaagcATTACATATTCTTAAATATGGACAAGACTTAAGAAGTGTTTATGAAATGTTACTTTAGCCAGTGTTAAGAAAAGCTAGCTAAAACTATGGATTTTgaaactttcatttttttaaagtagagtcTTGGCCCTCCCCCAATCTCAACTCTTtgtaacatttaaaataatttaaaacaaaaaagttctGTTGTTAAACAGAAGTGACGCTCCAATGTGTCTGCAGGACCACCACATAGTGAGAATTCATCTTGCTGAGCTATCCAAATACTCTCCCAGTCCTCATTTCCAACCAAACCATGCATAACAACACTGAATGACCATAGGGATTCAGTCCATGGCTGGGAAACCCCCAATGAAGCACAAAGGTCAACATGGGGTCTGAACTTGCAATCTTGACCTCTTAAACACCTACTAAGCTAACTGGCCCAAATGATCTTTAACATTGCTACCAGAATGAAAACTATGTTCAAAGACTGAaggtcaagaaaagatttaacatTACCTAAGAAAGAGCAACCTGACACAGGAAGACtaattcctgtattttttttatatatgttaaaatttttttcaattgttACAAAAATTTAGTAGCAtgtatcatatttttatgcaaataatgtgcaccttctacgtctgtttgccaaccactccctccccgtgtgaggtatttctgtaagcacgctatgctaatttttttacagcaacacataaaaaaaaatgggcatagcagcacttctgaaaataccttgcagggggagggaaTGGTTGGCAAACGAAtatagaaggcacatgttatatgcataaaaaataaggtaaatagagccccaaagacggTTGCTACAATCCCCATGACATACTGGGTTTGCCTTAATAGGAAAAGCTATAAGGAGTCTTATAGGAATTTATCTAAGGTGGAAAGTAAACGgccttttaatattttccatttccttgtattttttttccatttttttccctttttatagaaaaaatataatattttggGAAGTGACCATGACAAAtagcagtggggggggggggatctTTGTGAACGGTGTAACTTTACATTCATTAAGGTTAATCTGAAACTATAGGACATGATGCCTGGATGAAATCTACAGGAACCCCGTAAGTTTGTTTCCTCAGTGTTTCAGTAAAACCAATCACAAAGTCTCAATTGAAGTTATAATTAGTAATTAATCCATTTATGTAACTAGATAAAACGCAGAATAGAGATGATTTGAAAGCTTCATTAATTCATTTCACGCTGAAGTTCACAATTGGTAAGAAAAATAGGAAGTAATCGGCTGCATGCACCAAAAACCCCAAGACAGAAATCTCAGGtattcagtttctttttcacagGTGTTGCTAGTTCAAAAACCAAAACTCAGGGAATACTGGCACTTAGAGGAAAAAAAGTTTCCACTGTCATTTTAAAATAAGCATTCAAGATGAAAGCTAACAGTTTGCATGGAGCAGAAAGAAAATTAGGTAATGCTAAAACAAATGCTAATAATTTAGTGTAATGTACAAAAATTACCACTTTTACTTAAGTATGCCTTAAGAAAAAAGTACAAATTGTATTTACATAATTATACACTTTGTCtttgacttctttttcttctttttaccatCTTTGCTcatcttttctttatgttttcgAATTTCTCGAACTAACGTATAGAAGGCATCATCAACACcctgaaatatataaaaaatattagaaTGTAAGTATTTATATATGATGGTTTGAGGCAAATACATGACAGAAAATATTTTACTAATGGAAACATTAATAATAAGAAAGATTAAGGCAACTTCACATTTCTTTTTGggaaactgtatatatatatcagacTTTTGGGATTCTTCAATGTCCTCTTCATGTATATTTTGTCAAGATTATAACTAGGAACGTTAACTCTCACAATAGGCAATGATAATCAGTGGCACAGAATTTTAGATAAAGTTAACAAATAACATTTTTCCTAACAGAACTTAATTTGCTACTAATTTTTCCACAATGGAAAACCCCAGGCATCAAAATCCAAATGCATTTggatttgtgcatgtgtgtgtttttacACTAATTATCCCTGAGTTTCTACTGGACTTTAGGAATAGCCATGCAAGCATAtacaatttttatacatattCAGCAGTATTTGAGCTCTGGTTCAATATTTATGTAAAACCCATTAAATACCTTACTAAGCAGAAAACAATACCTGAATATACTTTGTTTTCAAATAAGACATATTAAAGATGCTAGTTTCTATTCATAATACTTATCATGTAAGGAAGAGGTTTAACTCTTTAGTTATTATTGGTTtgaccactttttatgcctctggacctcataGGTAAGGCATTATtctggttctaatgcatttaatTAGCATCagggtgggtcccttttgaaatatgtgaagctcagcagagttggagcctcattttgTCTAAGTTTAGCATCCTAAACTTAGATGCTTCCTAGATGTGCTAGTTTTGTaagcttttgccttttttccctttatttgtgtgagataaggcttgcaagcataattatgtcTTCCCTtttgatagttagggagccctaatgggttggttttgttttttgtgtgtcataCTTGCAAAACCAGAGATTCCTCATGTAACCTAacgggggagaaaaaaaaaaaaaaaaaaacaccaaacccactgccgttgagtcgattacaactcattgcgaccctataggactgaggagaactgccccataggattttcaaggagcgcctggtggatttgaactgctgacctttttggttagcagccatagctcttaaccactatcccaccagggtttccaacccaaCCCATTGGAAAGGCACCCGCAATAaattgtctatttagtttttattggtatattgtcataccacagatcagTGGTGCCACAGTGCCACTCACCTTATTGGTGTTTTGTATTACCAGattatatttctcaaaatctgtattaacaaccaaaaatttaaacacactcaattaatAAGCATGCATCCCAATACTGAAAACATATGCCAtcacaaaaatgttttaaaaaataaaaatttggtcaTGAAAAGGTTATTAAAGTTAATGCCTAGACAAGACATTCTATTTTGATTTGTGGAGAAATGAGTCAAATAATTTGAATGGTATTGTAGTTTACTAGTTTGGGGAgaatcttttaaatttattagttACTGTTTCATAAATTAGGTTATTCAAAAGCTACCCATATAAAGCCAAATGCTATATCTTCAAAGAGATTTCCGTTTGGTTATTGTGGCCTACATGTATTTGTCATCAAAGCAAGGGTTACACGTAAAAGTGATTTCAAGTCAGAATAATTTTCAACCTAGTAATAACCTATAACATGAAAAGTGGCACTCTGAAAGTAGTAAACAGCTTTTTAACCCTGAAATACTTAAATTATAAAAGATCGATACATACATCATTTTTGTCATGCCTCtgttaaaaagtaaatgaaaggcaaataaaagcataataaaaatttaaacaaaaaaatacaatccTCTATGTATTCTTAAATCTCTTCAACTGAGCActaactataaaaagaaaacctgttaAACTAATAATGTTTCCAAATCTAGACACTAGAGGGAGTCTTAAGAACAAATACCCAAGTATATAAATCAAGCCTCTTTAAGAACAATGAAAAACTGGGTTTTACTGATTGTAATCACCTCTGTAGAAAAGTTGTAATAAATACACTTTTTAAGTTGTATTATCTTGAAAATAATGTAACATTTATAATTTAACAGGGATCTGACTACTCCTTTACTAAGATCTTTCAGAATTAATATTTTGAGATAGTAACAAAATTAATTCAAAGCACTTTCTTTCAAGTTATAtttaactaatttttattatatctaTAATTCAAAAAAAGCATGACccaatattttaaaagaagtaaACACGGTTCAAAGGAGAGGCCTTGCCACATTTAAACAAATACTTGTAAGATAAAAATCAGCATTGCTGATTTGAATACTAGTGAATAAAGTCCCCAAACTACACTTACTGGTGTCCCCTACTATCTGATATCATTACTGataacatataaacttacatgctTTTTTTCTCCCAAAAGTGAAAAGTGATAAGCAATTTATCAGCAATACAATCAAGGTTTGACCACTGACAGTCTTAATATACCTGCATATACCTTAATATACCTTCATGCTGACCTTCTTAACACAGAGGCAAAGAAAAACTTCCAATGATATAATAAAGAATATTATTCTTTAGTTCACCAACACTTGACTAGTTTAGAATCAGAAACCGGTGGGATGGGATGGAATCTTTAAAAAGCATCTAGTCAACTTCCCTACCTTCCCTACCCTTTGTGAATTTCCTTTCATCACAAACTCTTAAGTAGTCTACCCACACCACTGCCgtctatgtcaaaaaaaaaaaaaaaccaaaaccaaacccactgccgtcgagttaattccgactcatagcaaccctacagaacagagtagaactgccccacagagtttccaaaggagcgcctgatggatttgaactgctgacctcttggttagcagccatagcacttaaccactataccaccagggtttccagtggtacCTAAATAAGCTGATAAAATGAAAACCCATGAGATGGCTATAGAGAAGGCACAATCTAAGGTGAGAACGATATTCAGGTATTTAAAAGACAATGACACTAAGACGAATTTGATAACATCACTGTCTTCTAGGATTATGACAGATATGTTAGGCTCCTGTTGCACTGAACTCTACTTTCAacataatctttttaaaattaaataattctaATGATTAGGGAAATATCACAATGAACCTAAATAGGGCAGCTAATTCCTTTTTCTCATATGGGAACTAATCATTCTCATACATACATGTAAAAGACAGAAGTACCATCCTAATAGTTATTTTATTTAAACCCATCCTTCTGAGGACtaagaaaaactaatttgcatttatttatcaTTATCgaattaattttataaaaaatattttcattaaaaattttaaatattaccaagtacatttttgctttatataaatGCTATATCCACTGAAAACAAATTTTCAATTTATCATGTCCAACAATTATTCACATTCACGGTACATAAGTCACTTTGAAAATAGTCTCCACAAATTAGAAATTTTGGAATAGTACATTGGCATACaacttaattttaaataattaaaagataaaatttgtttttctctaaACAGTTCTACTTTTAAAATCACataacaggaaaacaatagaaggaaaaaaaattaaaaccactaGTGAAATCTGCTCGTCACTGCTATTTAAAAAGTTTAGCTTTTCAAATTGCATTGTAACGTTAAATTTTACCATAAATTCCGAATCTTAAATATATGGCTTTACACAATGACCCTTGAAAAACACTGTTCATaaatctcaataaaaattaatggcAGCCAtgctttgtttcttcttctgagtTTAGTAGATCGTATACCAGCTAGTATCTTTTGAGACTGAGTCTACTATTCAGATCGGGAGATACATTCACTATGTCAGACTTAAAATtcatataataaagaaaaccaacttttagcttagtaagtataataaataatatcagaGCAGCCTGAAAATTGTAATTGGCATGAAGGTCATGATATCTATTGGATGAAATATTTTCTGAGCAAAACAAAATTTAGTATGGGTTGGTTTAGAAAAGTAATTGAGATTCTACTGAATAAACTTTTATGGGGCAGCTATTATGTGCCAGGAGCTTCGACAGGCGATTGGgatgtaaagattaaaaacatgaTCTCTGTTCACTAAGATCCTATTGCCTAGTAGAGGAATCAAACATAAAAGAGCTCATTTCAATATAATGCGGTAAGTTAAAACGGAGTATTATGGGAATATACGGCAGGAGCATTATCCCAGCCCAAAAGCTTAAAGAAAAAATTCGTAGAGAATAGGAGACTGGAGAATCATGAAAGGCTAGGTTTTACCTAGTTaataggactaaaaaaaaaattgcaaacaagGGCAACAGTATGAGTATGAGCTAAGACtcaagggaagggaagggcaaAAAAATTTCAGGCAAGAAGAAATAGTTTTTAGATATAAGGCCAAAAAAGACTAGAGAGGTACGAAGGTGGTAGGGCCATACATGATATGCCATGGAACTCAAGATTTTATTCCATAGGTAATGTGAAGTCACTGACTAGATTTAAAGATAGGAAAACaattatttcttttatgtatATACCTTTTCTGGTTGATGAATGATAGCAGTAACAGATAAATCAAATAGAAGGTTACAATAGTCCCAGCAAGAAATGTAGGGGTCTGAACTAGTGATGTGATAAAAGACACAGAGTATACCAGAATTTGTGGTTGTTTCCAAATGGGGGTGAGAAAGAGGGAGG
The DNA window shown above is from Elephas maximus indicus isolate mEleMax1 chromosome 4, mEleMax1 primary haplotype, whole genome shotgun sequence and carries:
- the ETFRF1 gene encoding electron transfer flavoprotein regulatory factor 1; this encodes MKMANSLRGEVMNLYKNLLYLGKDYPKGEDYFKRRLKSVFLKNKDVKDPEKIKELIGRGEFVMKELEALYFLRKYRAMKQRYYSDVNKTN